A genomic stretch from Frankiales bacterium includes:
- a CDS encoding dihydrodipicolinate synthase family protein: MALHTSPDAHRPVPLPASGVMVPLVTPLLPDGRVDLDSLSSLLEFAIEAGVDGALVLGSSGEWLWLSADERARVAAHAVEHYAHRTHVMLGVPSHGTADAANAARDLSALRPGSLLVSAPAGERPSPEELVRHFGAVASVVTTPVVAYEVPTRVGTVLGAALVRRLGEAGMVAGVKDSSGDLVGGRMISEATRHLPGFVRYSGCEQCIDAAMLGGYDGTIAGLANVFPEFHVELVRRASAGDWVGASELQSAVVSLLDLYFHALPDASFSAQFFAVVKEALVQRGVIAHATTSHPLTPADDGIRRHAARLLEQGAELRERLLAPTALPAP; this comes from the coding sequence ATGGCACTTCACACGTCCCCCGACGCGCACCGACCTGTGCCGCTGCCGGCCTCGGGGGTGATGGTCCCGCTCGTCACGCCACTGCTCCCCGACGGCCGGGTCGACCTGGACTCGCTGAGCTCGCTCCTCGAGTTCGCGATCGAGGCGGGGGTGGACGGCGCCCTGGTGCTGGGCTCGTCGGGCGAGTGGCTGTGGCTGTCGGCCGACGAGCGCGCGCGGGTCGCAGCCCACGCCGTCGAGCACTACGCGCACCGGACCCACGTGATGCTCGGCGTCCCGAGCCATGGGACGGCAGACGCGGCGAACGCCGCGCGGGACCTCTCGGCGCTGAGGCCCGGCTCCCTGCTCGTGTCGGCCCCCGCAGGGGAGAGGCCGTCGCCCGAGGAGCTGGTCCGCCACTTCGGCGCCGTCGCATCGGTGGTCACGACTCCCGTGGTCGCCTACGAGGTGCCCACACGCGTGGGCACGGTGCTCGGGGCGGCCCTGGTGCGGCGCCTGGGAGAGGCCGGGATGGTCGCGGGCGTCAAGGACTCCTCGGGCGACCTGGTCGGCGGCCGGATGATCAGCGAGGCGACGCGCCACCTGCCCGGCTTCGTCCGCTACTCCGGGTGCGAGCAGTGCATCGACGCCGCGATGCTCGGCGGATACGACGGGACCATCGCCGGACTGGCCAACGTGTTCCCGGAGTTCCACGTCGAGCTGGTCCGCCGAGCCTCGGCGGGCGACTGGGTTGGTGCCTCCGAGCTCCAGTCGGCTGTGGTGTCGCTGCTGGACCTGTACTTCCACGCGCTGCCCGACGCGAGCTTCTCCGCGCAGTTCTTCGCGGTCGTGAAGGAGGCTCTCGTGCAGCGCGGGGTCATCGCCCACGCGACGACCAGCCACCCGCTGACGCCCGCCGACGACGGCATCCGTCGTCACGCCGCCCGGCTTCTCGAGCAAGGGGCAGAGCTGCGCGAGCGGCTGCTGGCGCCCACGGCCCTCCCGGCGCCGTGA
- a CDS encoding ABC transporter permease subunit, with amino-acid sequence MSERRFSSLMFLPAAVLILLIAVPPIASVFGMSLFRIELLKDGPTRFVGTGNIGRMLADTNFTASIPRTILFAVAATAITVPLALATAMLLNRAKRWGAPLAVALLLPWAIAPIVTGFFWRFMFQPSFGIVTDILRGLGLVHGPVPWLEDPGKAFVIAVLATAWRSAPLLALIILSSLKSIPSALYRAATMDGATPGQAFRAVTLPAIRPTLMIATILQIIISLQVFDLLFQLTRGGPGLETTTIAYYIYNSAFNNLSLGYSAMLALFLMVVIIAFSLAAAYLGRRRTPRPVFTDDDLDRLVLDPSAVAQRPGRAADGSAERAERPRRRRQLPRGVRRVVGGVLVALLILWSVGPTLWIIIASLQPESAVTSIPLRLTANLDLHHFADIFSSPEWQGSLRVSLVVTVATTVITLVLAGMAAYPLARLRVPGKSIAIGALMFTYTVPAMVLMIPLLFVYNGIGLTDTIQGLVIANVAFSLPLAIWLLKSIFENVPAALESSARMDGCSRLGTLVRVTIPSAASGIAATGLLLLISVWNEFLFAVVLGNHGAVTITRRIGYINSPTGIGGDPPYTYQAAAGVVAVLPVVILVMIFHRRISSGLTESYLKG; translated from the coding sequence ATGAGCGAGCGGCGCTTCTCCTCCTTGATGTTCCTGCCGGCCGCGGTGCTGATCCTGCTCATCGCGGTTCCGCCGATCGCCTCGGTCTTCGGGATGAGCCTGTTCCGGATCGAGCTGCTCAAGGACGGCCCGACCCGGTTCGTGGGCACGGGCAACATCGGTCGGATGCTCGCCGACACGAACTTCACGGCGTCCATCCCGCGCACGATCCTGTTCGCCGTCGCGGCGACGGCGATCACGGTGCCGCTGGCGCTGGCGACCGCGATGCTGCTGAACCGGGCCAAGCGGTGGGGCGCCCCGCTCGCGGTCGCCCTGCTGCTCCCGTGGGCCATCGCCCCGATCGTCACGGGGTTCTTCTGGCGGTTCATGTTCCAGCCGAGCTTCGGCATCGTCACCGACATCCTGCGCGGACTCGGACTGGTCCACGGACCGGTCCCGTGGCTGGAGGACCCGGGCAAGGCGTTCGTGATCGCGGTGCTCGCCACGGCCTGGCGCTCCGCGCCGCTGCTGGCACTGATCATCCTGTCGTCGCTGAAGTCGATCCCCAGCGCGCTCTACCGCGCGGCGACGATGGACGGCGCCACACCCGGACAGGCCTTCCGGGCGGTCACCCTGCCCGCGATCCGCCCGACCCTCATGATCGCCACGATCCTGCAGATCATCATCTCGCTTCAGGTCTTCGACCTGCTGTTCCAGCTCACGCGGGGCGGCCCCGGGCTCGAGACGACGACGATCGCCTACTACATCTACAACTCGGCCTTCAACAACCTCAGCCTCGGCTACTCGGCCATGCTCGCGCTGTTCCTGATGGTCGTGATCATCGCGTTCAGCCTGGCTGCCGCCTACCTCGGCCGGCGCCGGACCCCGCGGCCCGTGTTCACCGATGACGACCTCGACCGACTCGTCCTCGACCCCAGCGCCGTCGCGCAGCGACCGGGTCGCGCGGCAGACGGATCAGCCGAGCGAGCCGAGCGTCCTCGGCGGCGGCGCCAGCTCCCCCGTGGCGTGCGTCGGGTCGTGGGAGGCGTCCTCGTCGCCCTGCTGATCCTCTGGTCGGTCGGCCCGACTCTGTGGATCATCATCGCGAGCCTGCAGCCGGAGTCTGCGGTGACGTCGATCCCGTTGCGCCTCACGGCGAACCTCGACCTGCACCACTTCGCCGACATCTTCTCGAGCCCGGAGTGGCAGGGCTCGTTGAGAGTGAGCCTGGTGGTGACCGTCGCCACGACCGTCATCACGCTGGTACTCGCCGGGATGGCCGCCTACCCGCTCGCTCGTCTGCGGGTGCCGGGCAAGTCCATCGCGATCGGCGCGCTGATGTTCACGTACACGGTGCCGGCGATGGTCCTGATGATCCCGCTGCTGTTCGTCTACAACGGGATCGGCCTGACCGACACCATCCAGGGCCTCGTGATCGCCAACGTGGCGTTCTCGCTGCCCCTCGCCATCTGGCTGCTCAAGTCGATCTTCGAGAACGTCCCCGCGGCGCTCGAGTCGTCCGCCCGCATGGACGGATGTTCGCGGCTCGGCACGCTCGTCCGCGTCACGATCCCGTCCGCTGCGTCGGGCATCGCGGCGACGGGCCTCCTGCTCCTCATCAGCGTCTGGAACGAGTTCCTGTTCGCTGTGGTGCTCGGGAACCACGGTGCGGTCACCATCACGCGACGCATCGGCTACATCAACTCGCCGACGGGGATCGGGGGCGACCCCCCGTACACCTACCAGGCAGCCGCAGGAGTTGTGGCGGTCCTGCCCGTGGTGATCCTCGTGATGATCTTCCATCGGCGAATCAGCTCCGGTCTGACCGAGAGCTACCTGAAGGGCTAA
- a CDS encoding extracellular solute-binding protein: MTTNGIFPSDPNGITGASISRRNMLKLSGFLAIAGTAALAGCSTGSTTTDASSAATGSVDPSSFKGITLNVGCNPTDVQAAQAAGKLWADKYGVTVNAQVIPYAERATDYATMIVSKDPHYDVLFGSVDFVSNFGDKIYLDLGDLGGATSDLLPAALGQLSKGGKLYAAPLFADMEFFIYNKKLWSAAGLDPTKVPTTWDELFALAPQLLSTGKDANATPWTSIGVPYWISFYNSLGGQLFNEDKTELLFDNDQALQTWKTVEKGFQTKFFGAAGATAGGDADSQILFNQGLAASEINTVGFWAQTQSTDPQYKVSISKDDVGVMVMPGINAGTSGSIIVSEGFGVNKFGKNQDAALAFVKYMCGPEFQKQLVLGQAGTVLPPASISVGSDPQVKDAFPIAPLLAEQAKAQLTWPGNAPYNWNAPFLLGITNLFKGTWTAEQAHSETVKAVQQLIVQYLAA; this comes from the coding sequence GTGACCACAAACGGGATCTTCCCCTCTGACCCCAACGGCATCACGGGGGCGAGCATCAGCCGCCGCAACATGCTGAAGCTCAGCGGATTCCTCGCGATCGCCGGGACCGCGGCGCTCGCCGGCTGCAGCACCGGGAGCACGACCACGGACGCGAGCTCAGCGGCGACGGGGTCCGTCGACCCGTCCAGCTTCAAGGGCATCACCCTCAACGTCGGCTGCAACCCCACCGACGTACAGGCGGCACAGGCGGCCGGCAAGCTCTGGGCCGACAAGTACGGCGTCACGGTCAACGCCCAGGTGATCCCGTACGCCGAGCGGGCGACCGACTACGCGACGATGATCGTGTCGAAGGACCCGCACTACGACGTGCTCTTCGGGTCCGTGGACTTCGTCTCGAACTTCGGCGACAAGATCTACCTCGACCTCGGCGACCTGGGCGGCGCCACCAGCGACCTCCTCCCGGCCGCGCTGGGGCAGCTGTCCAAGGGGGGCAAGCTCTACGCGGCGCCGCTCTTCGCCGACATGGAGTTCTTCATCTACAACAAGAAGCTCTGGAGCGCAGCCGGTCTCGACCCCACGAAGGTCCCGACCACATGGGACGAGTTGTTCGCCCTCGCGCCGCAGCTGCTCAGCACGGGCAAGGACGCCAACGCGACGCCGTGGACGTCCATCGGCGTCCCCTACTGGATCTCCTTCTACAACTCGCTGGGTGGCCAGCTCTTCAACGAGGACAAGACCGAGCTGCTCTTCGACAACGACCAGGCCCTCCAGACCTGGAAGACCGTCGAGAAGGGCTTCCAGACCAAGTTCTTCGGTGCCGCGGGTGCGACCGCCGGCGGCGACGCCGACTCGCAGATCCTCTTCAACCAGGGGCTCGCGGCGTCGGAGATCAACACCGTCGGCTTCTGGGCCCAGACGCAGAGCACGGACCCGCAGTACAAGGTGTCGATCAGCAAGGACGACGTCGGCGTCATGGTCATGCCCGGGATCAACGCGGGCACGAGCGGCAGCATCATCGTGTCCGAGGGCTTCGGCGTGAACAAGTTCGGCAAGAACCAGGACGCCGCGCTGGCGTTCGTGAAGTACATGTGTGGCCCCGAGTTCCAGAAGCAGCTCGTGCTCGGCCAGGCCGGCACGGTGCTCCCGCCGGCGAGCATCTCGGTGGGCAGCGACCCGCAGGTCAAGGACGCGTTCCCGATCGCTCCGCTGCTCGCGGAGCAGGCGAAGGCCCAGCTCACCTGGCCGGGCAACGCCCCGTACAACTGGAACGCGCCGTTCCTCCTCGGCATCACAAACCTGTTCAAGGGCACGTGGACCGCGGAGCAGGCGCACTCGGAGACGGTCAAGGCGGTGCAGCAGCTGATCGTCCAGTACCTGGCGGCCTGA
- a CDS encoding ATP-binding cassette domain-containing protein: MSSVHLDKVVKKYGRVTVLDELSLDLPDGNFVTLLGPSGCGKTTTLGLIAGLDQPDSGRILLGDRDITRTPPNERGMAIVFQNYALYPHMSVFGNMAFSLKLQRYAKDVIQRRVKDVAGMLAIDSLLDRKPGQLSGGQQQRVALGRAMVKEPDVFLLDEPFSNLDAALRSRMRTEVKRLHLSLGTTTIFVTHDQEEAMALSDLIAVMSEGQVVQYGPQQEIYNRPANTYVATFIGKPRMSLIEGTLERHADDVVFVAPDLRLSLGTAQAIGLQDGEWLRVIAGFRAEHVSIGQGSSESGHTFKAQVELMEPTGSDTFVELGVGGATVTARVEPDLPVVIGDRVEAEVRPGRVHLFDAVSGRRIAT; encoded by the coding sequence GTGTCTTCGGTGCACCTGGACAAGGTGGTCAAGAAGTACGGCCGCGTGACGGTCCTGGACGAGCTGTCCTTGGACCTGCCGGATGGCAACTTCGTGACTCTGCTGGGTCCCTCGGGCTGCGGCAAGACGACGACGCTCGGCCTGATCGCCGGCCTGGATCAGCCGGATTCAGGGCGGATCCTGCTCGGCGACCGCGACATCACGCGGACGCCGCCGAACGAGCGCGGAATGGCCATCGTCTTCCAGAACTACGCGCTGTACCCCCACATGAGCGTGTTCGGGAACATGGCGTTCTCGCTCAAGCTCCAGCGCTACGCCAAGGACGTGATCCAGCGCCGGGTGAAGGACGTCGCCGGCATGCTGGCGATCGACTCCCTGCTGGACCGCAAGCCGGGCCAGCTCTCCGGGGGCCAGCAGCAGCGGGTGGCACTCGGTCGAGCCATGGTGAAGGAGCCCGACGTCTTCCTGCTGGACGAGCCTTTCAGCAACCTCGACGCGGCTCTCCGGTCGCGGATGCGCACCGAGGTGAAGAGGCTGCACCTGAGCCTGGGCACGACGACCATCTTCGTGACGCACGACCAGGAGGAGGCGATGGCCCTCTCCGACCTGATCGCCGTCATGTCGGAGGGCCAGGTCGTCCAGTACGGGCCCCAGCAGGAGATCTACAACCGGCCGGCCAACACGTACGTGGCCACGTTCATCGGCAAGCCGCGCATGAGCCTGATCGAGGGCACCCTCGAGCGGCACGCCGACGACGTCGTGTTCGTGGCTCCGGACCTCCGCCTGTCCCTCGGGACGGCGCAGGCGATCGGGCTGCAGGACGGGGAGTGGCTGCGGGTGATCGCCGGCTTCCGGGCGGAGCACGTGTCCATCGGCCAGGGCAGCAGCGAGTCGGGTCACACCTTCAAGGCGCAGGTGGAGCTGATGGAGCCGACCGGATCGGACACCTTCGTCGAGCTCGGTGTCGGCGGGGCGACAGTGACCGCGCGGGTGGAGCCCGATCTGCCGGTGGTGATCGGCGATCGCGTCGAGGCCGAGGTGCGGCCCGGTCGGGTGCACCTGTTCGACGCGGTGTCCGGGCGGCGGATCGCGACGTGA
- a CDS encoding C-terminal binding protein: MTTPQGRPRVLVYDPIREVPWDYDTERDLLDGRGVDLVVPDGDRADDEQLGLADVLVVSEPLPVEVMDRLDRCVGILCYRVGMDNVDLEAAAARGLPVTNIAGYCTDEVSDHAVLLLLASFRRLVPFATEASVGNWDVYQRQDLFEIRRLRGRTVGVVGVGRIGSQVAAKVAAFGATVVGHDPFLDASPVEGMAMLDLDQLLGRSDVVILCSALTGSSRHLLDADRIQRMKPGATLVNVARGGLVDESALAAALRSGHVGAVALDVRETEPPDREHDPLLGLPNVLLTQHLAATSRESHADLHAFAARRCLELLAEAGRVPPEEPMA, translated from the coding sequence GTGACGACTCCGCAGGGACGTCCGCGGGTGCTCGTCTACGACCCCATCCGCGAGGTGCCGTGGGACTACGACACGGAGCGGGACCTGCTCGACGGGCGTGGCGTGGACCTCGTCGTCCCCGACGGTGACCGGGCCGACGACGAGCAGCTCGGGCTGGCCGACGTCCTCGTGGTGTCCGAACCCCTTCCCGTCGAGGTGATGGACCGGCTCGACAGGTGTGTGGGCATCCTCTGCTACCGGGTGGGCATGGACAACGTGGACCTCGAGGCCGCGGCGGCCCGGGGACTGCCGGTGACGAACATCGCCGGGTACTGCACCGACGAGGTCTCCGACCACGCCGTGCTCCTGCTCCTCGCGTCCTTCCGGCGGCTCGTGCCCTTCGCCACCGAGGCGTCGGTGGGCAACTGGGACGTGTACCAGCGCCAGGACCTCTTCGAGATCCGCAGGCTGCGCGGTCGCACGGTCGGCGTCGTGGGAGTGGGACGGATCGGCAGCCAGGTCGCCGCGAAGGTCGCGGCCTTCGGCGCGACCGTGGTCGGGCACGACCCGTTCCTGGACGCATCCCCGGTCGAGGGCATGGCGATGCTCGACCTGGACCAGCTGCTCGGGCGCAGCGACGTCGTCATCCTGTGCAGCGCCCTCACCGGCTCGTCGCGCCACCTGCTCGACGCCGACCGCATCCAGCGGATGAAGCCCGGCGCCACCCTCGTCAACGTCGCCCGTGGGGGGCTCGTCGACGAGAGCGCACTGGCCGCCGCACTCCGTTCGGGCCACGTGGGCGCGGTCGCACTCGACGTGCGTGAGACCGAGCCGCCCGACCGTGAGCACGACCCCCTGCTGGGCCTGCCCAACGTCCTGCTGACGCAGCACCTCGCGGCGACCTCGCGCGAGTCCCACGCCGACCTGCACGCGTTCGCCGCCCGCCGCTGCCTCGAGCTCCTCGCTGAGGCCGGCAGGGTGCCTCCCGAGGAGCCCATGGCATGA
- a CDS encoding LLM class flavin-dependent oxidoreductase, which translates to MRVGLILPQGWFGEFAGWDPVRAYDRVVEIAHLAEQRGFDSLWTGEHVLTKWGGEQTLLECMTLTAALAPQVHRIGLGFTVLNTTFRNPALTAKMASTLDVVSGGRLTLGLGAGFRQDEFEAFGYPFLPTRERLRMLGEHLEIITRMVDRREPPVSFDGQYARVAGAVNNPRSVRSPRIPILIGGHGPEITFRLAARYCDEINLDVLPAQTESALAVLRERCHEIDRDPRSLAASISVPPSLDWAGLRSTGGQRMMRPDEISFADAERASSLPRRAEAFALWRELGLSRVITGVPGLATTDETLDELVEDCIEAGLELGPAGSAG; encoded by the coding sequence ATGAGGGTCGGTCTGATCCTGCCCCAGGGCTGGTTCGGCGAGTTCGCGGGCTGGGACCCGGTCCGGGCCTACGACCGCGTCGTGGAGATCGCGCACCTCGCCGAGCAGCGCGGCTTCGACTCCCTGTGGACCGGTGAGCACGTGCTCACCAAGTGGGGTGGCGAGCAGACGCTGCTCGAGTGCATGACCCTCACGGCGGCGCTGGCTCCCCAGGTCCATCGGATCGGGCTCGGTTTCACCGTGCTGAACACGACCTTCCGCAACCCGGCCCTCACGGCCAAGATGGCCTCGACCCTGGACGTCGTGAGCGGTGGCCGACTCACCCTCGGTCTGGGAGCGGGCTTCCGCCAGGACGAGTTCGAGGCCTTCGGGTATCCCTTCCTCCCGACCAGGGAGCGGCTCCGGATGCTCGGGGAGCATCTCGAGATCATCACGCGGATGGTGGACCGGCGGGAGCCGCCGGTCTCGTTCGACGGCCAGTACGCCCGCGTCGCGGGCGCGGTCAACAACCCGAGGTCTGTGCGCTCGCCCCGCATCCCGATCCTCATCGGGGGGCACGGGCCCGAGATCACGTTCCGGCTCGCGGCCAGGTACTGCGACGAGATCAACCTGGACGTGCTGCCGGCGCAGACCGAGTCGGCTCTTGCGGTGCTGCGCGAGCGGTGCCACGAGATCGACCGGGACCCCAGGTCGCTCGCGGCGTCGATCAGCGTGCCGCCGAGCCTGGACTGGGCCGGCCTGAGGTCGACCGGGGGTCAGCGCATGATGCGTCCGGACGAGATCTCCTTCGCCGACGCCGAGCGAGCGTCCTCGCTGCCGCGCCGCGCCGAGGCTTTCGCCCTGTGGCGGGAGCTGGGGCTGTCTCGCGTGATCACGGGCGTGCCGGGGTTGGCCACCACGGACGAGACCCTCGACGAGCTCGTGGAGGACTGCATCGAGGCGGGCCTCGAGCTGGGACCGGCCGGGAGCGCCGGATGA
- a CDS encoding FAA hydrolase family protein, with translation MELLRLGPAGSERPAARVGGTLYDLSTLTDDIDGPFLADHGIARARDAVAAGALAVMDDPGDGSGLRVGPPVVRPGSLVCVGMNYRAHAAETGATPPEVPVIFFKAPNTLVGPYDDVRIPRGSTETDWEVELAFVVGSRARYLDSPDAALSCIAGLAVANDVSERAFQLRESGGQWSKGKSCETFNPLGPWLVPIDEIEDPSALRLRSFVNGEARQDSSTADMIFDVPFLLWHISQYMVLEPGDIVSTGTPEGVALSGRFPYLRPGDVMELSIDGLGAQRQTCRTWDWDAAAPGATPPGP, from the coding sequence ATGGAGCTCCTGCGCCTGGGCCCTGCCGGCTCCGAGCGCCCCGCGGCCCGGGTCGGCGGGACTCTGTACGACCTCAGCACCCTGACCGACGACATCGACGGCCCGTTCCTGGCGGACCACGGCATCGCACGGGCACGGGATGCCGTCGCCGCGGGCGCGCTGGCGGTGATGGACGACCCCGGAGACGGTTCGGGCCTGCGTGTGGGGCCTCCGGTCGTGCGTCCTGGCTCGCTCGTGTGCGTCGGCATGAACTACCGGGCGCACGCGGCCGAGACGGGCGCGACGCCACCCGAGGTGCCTGTCATCTTCTTCAAGGCCCCCAACACGCTGGTCGGCCCCTACGACGACGTGCGGATCCCGCGCGGCAGCACCGAGACGGACTGGGAGGTGGAGCTCGCCTTCGTGGTGGGCAGCCGCGCTCGCTACCTCGACTCCCCCGACGCGGCGCTCTCCTGCATCGCAGGTCTCGCTGTCGCCAACGACGTGTCCGAGCGCGCGTTCCAGCTCCGCGAGTCCGGCGGGCAGTGGTCGAAGGGGAAGAGCTGCGAGACGTTCAACCCGTTGGGCCCGTGGCTCGTGCCGATCGACGAGATAGAGGACCCCTCCGCCCTTCGCCTCCGCTCGTTCGTGAACGGTGAGGCGCGGCAGGACTCCAGCACCGCGGACATGATCTTCGACGTCCCGTTCCTGCTGTGGCACATCAGTCAGTACATGGTTCTCGAACCGGGCGACATCGTGAGCACGGGAACTCCCGAGGGTGTCGCTCTCTCCGGCCGCTTCCCCTACCTGAGGCCCGGTGACGTGATGGAGCTGAGCATCGACGGGCTCGGTGCCCAGCGCCAGACGTGTCGTACCTGGGACTGGGACGCCGCAGCACCGGGCGCCACGCCCCCCGGTCCGTGA
- a CDS encoding RidA family protein yields MRKEPVVGTGVPTSHLPFSPAVRAGALVFVSGQASVDDEGRLVPDDFAGEMRRSIENLRRVLEGAGLSLHDVAQVRAYVDDPADLPTFNSVYREYFDQPLPARTTLIGCLGGVVKFEIDAIAVDPA; encoded by the coding sequence GTGCGCAAGGAACCCGTCGTCGGCACCGGCGTGCCGACCAGCCACCTCCCCTTCTCGCCGGCGGTGCGAGCCGGTGCGCTCGTGTTCGTCTCCGGCCAGGCGTCCGTCGACGACGAGGGCCGCCTCGTGCCGGACGACTTCGCCGGCGAGATGCGCCGCTCCATCGAGAATCTCCGTCGCGTCCTCGAGGGCGCCGGACTGAGCCTGCACGACGTGGCGCAGGTCCGCGCCTACGTGGACGACCCCGCGGACCTCCCCACGTTCAACTCGGTCTACCGGGAGTACTTCGACCAGCCCCTCCCGGCCCGCACGACGCTGATCGGATGTCTCGGCGGCGTCGTCAAGTTCGAGATCGACGCGATCGCAGTCGACCCCGCCTGA
- a CDS encoding FAD-binding protein has translation MSRRRRQVRDRRDRSRPRLTSVRRLLVTTSPGRAAQRDLARLAPRSAVIDDPSLMLSYARDRAEGAAAGAPLAVVLAGDAEDAAAVLSWASDRGVPVVPRGAGSGLSGGANGVDGAVTLVLDRLTAVDEADPETLTVRAQAGALTGDVKAAAARRGLYYPPDPASAAFCTIGGNIATNAGGLCCLKYGVTGDWVQHIDALLIDGSPLRVGRRARKDVAGYDLRGLLIGSEGTLAVTTAATLRLRPASAVPLTMVATFASLDTAASAVAGITTCGAVPSMLEILDSVTLRAVEEMEPMGLDPGTAALLVIQSDANDAEAELSLVRRACETAGADYAAVASDRLEADMLLHVRRQAYPALERQGRTLLDDVSVPVPAVAALLRGVHETARRHDVRIGTFGHAGDGNLHPTIVIPRGDAAAGSRAEKAFAEILDIALRLDGTVTGEHGVGSLKVPWLHHSLGPVERRLQAQVKQAFDPQGLLNPGRAILAGTTAASA, from the coding sequence ATGTCTCGGCGGCGTCGTCAAGTTCGAGATCGACGCGATCGCAGTCGACCCCGCCTGACGAGTGTCCGGAGGCTGCTGGTGACCACGAGCCCGGGCCGGGCGGCGCAGCGGGACCTGGCACGGCTCGCCCCGCGCTCTGCGGTGATCGACGACCCGTCGCTCATGCTGTCCTACGCCCGGGACCGCGCCGAGGGCGCCGCAGCCGGAGCGCCCCTGGCCGTGGTGCTGGCCGGTGACGCGGAGGACGCGGCCGCCGTCCTGAGCTGGGCGAGCGATCGCGGCGTACCGGTGGTGCCTCGCGGCGCCGGCTCAGGCCTCAGCGGTGGCGCCAACGGCGTCGACGGCGCGGTCACGCTCGTCCTCGACCGCCTCACGGCCGTCGACGAAGCCGACCCGGAGACGCTGACGGTGCGCGCCCAGGCCGGAGCGCTGACGGGCGACGTGAAGGCCGCCGCAGCCAGGAGGGGCCTGTACTACCCGCCCGATCCGGCCAGCGCGGCGTTCTGCACCATCGGCGGGAACATCGCGACCAACGCCGGTGGCCTGTGCTGCCTCAAGTACGGCGTCACCGGCGACTGGGTGCAGCACATCGACGCGCTCCTGATCGACGGCTCGCCGCTGCGGGTCGGCCGCAGGGCGAGGAAGGACGTGGCCGGATACGACCTGCGCGGGCTGCTGATCGGATCGGAGGGCACGCTGGCCGTGACGACCGCCGCCACCCTCCGTCTCCGTCCCGCCTCCGCGGTTCCGCTCACGATGGTCGCCACCTTCGCGAGCCTCGACACGGCGGCCTCCGCGGTCGCCGGGATCACGACCTGCGGGGCCGTTCCGTCGATGCTCGAGATCCTCGACTCGGTGACGCTCCGGGCCGTCGAGGAGATGGAGCCCATGGGGCTCGACCCGGGCACGGCCGCGCTTCTCGTGATCCAGTCGGACGCGAACGACGCCGAGGCGGAGCTCTCCCTCGTGCGTCGAGCCTGCGAGACGGCGGGCGCGGACTACGCGGCCGTCGCATCGGACCGCCTGGAGGCGGACATGCTGCTGCACGTCCGTCGACAGGCCTACCCGGCGCTGGAACGTCAGGGGCGCACGCTTCTCGACGATGTCTCGGTGCCGGTCCCTGCCGTGGCTGCGCTGCTCCGCGGCGTGCATGAGACCGCCAGGAGGCACGACGTCCGGATCGGCACGTTCGGCCACGCCGGCGACGGAAACCTGCACCCGACGATCGTGATCCCTCGCGGCGACGCAGCGGCCGGGAGCCGCGCCGAGAAGGCGTTCGCCGAGATCCTCGACATCGCCCTGCGGCTCGACGGCACGGTGACCGGGGAGCACGGTGTCGGCTCGCTCAAGGTGCCGTGGCTGCACCACTCCCTCGGCCCGGTCGAGCGACGCCTGCAGGCGCAGGTCAAGCAGGCCTTCGACCCCCAGGGCCTTCTCAACCCCGGGCGCGCCATCCTCGCGGGCACCACCGCGGCGTCGGCCTGA